One stretch of Prionailurus viverrinus isolate Anna chromosome C1, UM_Priviv_1.0, whole genome shotgun sequence DNA includes these proteins:
- the SCG2 gene encoding secretogranin-2 — translation MAETKTHRLGAALSLIPLIFLISGDEAASFQRNQLLQKEPDLRLENAQKFPSPEMIRALEYIEKLRQQAHKEENSPDYNPYQGISVPPQKKENGDESRLPESTRDSLSEDEWMRIILEALRQAENEPQSAPKEKPYALNSEKNFPMDMPDDYETQQWPERKLKHMRFPPMYEENSRDNPFKRTNEIVEEQYTPQSLATLESVFQELGKLTGPNNQKRERVDEEQKLYTDDEDGIYKANNIAYEDVVGGEDWNPVEEKIESQTQEEVRDSKENIEKNDQINEEMKRSGQLGLEDEDLRKESKDQLSDDVSKVIAYLRRLVNAAGSGRAQNGQSGERATRLFEKPLDSQSIYQLIEISRNLQIPPEDLIDMLKTGEKPNGSVEPEQEVEFPVDLDDISEVDGDRPDALPNKMLSKNGYSKTPGRAVAQALPEGLTVEDILSLLGMENAANQKPPYVSSQYNREKVLPRLPYGPGRSGANQLPKGAWMPDVENRQMAYENLSDKDQELGEYLARMLVKYPEIMNSNQVKRVPSQVSPEDNQQEEDQIEQAIKEQLNQGSSQETERLASVSKRLPVGPPKNDDTPNRQYLDEDLLMKVLEYLNQEKVEKGREHIAKRAMENM, via the coding sequence ATGGCAGAAACTAAGACTCACCGGCTTGGAGCAGCTCTGTCTCTGATCCCTTTAATTTTCCTCATCTCTGGAGATGAAGCAGCTTCATTTCAGCGAAACCAGCTGCTTCAGAAAGAACCAGACCTCAGACTGGAGAATGCCCAAAAGTTTCCCAGTCCTGAAATGATCAGAGCTTTGGAATACATAGAAAAACTCCGACAACAAGctcacaaagaagaaaacagcccAGACTACAATCCCTACCAAGGTATCTCTGTTCCtcctcagaagaaagaaaatggtgatgAAAGTCGCTTGCCAGAAAGTACAAGGGATTCTCTGAGTGAAGATGAGTGGATGAGGATAATACTTGAAGCTTTGAGACAGGCCGAAAATGAGCCTCAGTCTGCACCGAAAGAAAAGCCCTATGCTTTGAATTCAGAAAAGAACTTTCCAATGGACATGCCTGATGATTACGAGACTCAACAATGGCCAGAGAGGAAGCTCAAGCACATGCGATTCCCTCCTATGTATGAAGAGAATTCCAGGGATAACCCCTTTAAACGCACAAATGAAATAGTGGAGGAACAATATACTCCTCAAAGTCTTGCCACACTAGAATCTGTGTTCCAAGAGCTAGGGAAACTGACAGGACCAAACAACCAGAAGCGTGAGAGAGTTGATGAGGAGCAAAAACTTTATACAGATGATGAAGACGGTATCTACAAGGCCAATAACATTGCCTATGAAGATGTGGTTGGGGGAGAAGACTGGAACCcagtagaagaaaaaatagagagcCAAACCCAGGAAGAGGTAAGAGACAGCAAggagaatatagaaaaaaatgatcaaatcaatgaagaaatgaagCGTTCAGGGCAGCTGGGCCTCGAGGATGAAGATCTCCGGAAAGAGAGTAAAGACCAACTCTCAGATGATGTCTCCAAAGTAATTGCCTATCTGAGAAGGTTAGTGAATGCTGCAGGCAGTGGGAGGGCACAGAATGGGCAAAGCGGGGAAAGAGCAACCAGGCTTTTTGAGAAACCACTTGATTCTCAGTCTATTTATCAGCTGATTGAAATCTCAAGGAATTTACAGATACCCCCTGAAGACTTAATTGACATGCTCAAAACTGGAGAGAAGCCAAATGGATCGGTGGAACCCGAGCAGGAGGTGGAATTTCCTGTTGACCTAGATGACATCTCAGAGGTTGACGGAGACCGTCCAGATGCTCTCCCAAACAAAATGCTCTCCAAGAATGGTTATTCTAAAACACCCGGTCGTGCTGTGGCACAGGCCCTACCAGAGGGGCTAACTGTTGAGGACATTTTAAGTCTTTTAGGGATGGAAAATGCAGCAAACCAAAAGCCTCCATATGTTTCCAGTCAGTACAACCGAGAGAAAGTTCTGCCCAGGCTCCCCTACGGTCCTGGAAGATCTGGAGCGAACCAGCTTCCCAAAGGTGCGTGGATGCCAGATGTTGAGAATAGACAAATGGCGTATGAAAACCTGAGTGACAAGGATCAAGAATTAGGAGAGTACTTGGCCAGGATGCTAGTGAaataccctgagatcatgaattCAAACCAGGTGAAGCGAGTTCCAAGTCAAGTCTCCCCTGAAGATAACCAACAGGAAGAGGACCAAATTGAGCAGGCCATCAAAGAGCAGTTGAATCAAGGTAGCTCTCAGGAGACTGAAAGACTGGCATCGGTAAGCAAAAGGCTCCCTGTGGGGCCCCCAAAGAATGATGATACCCCAAACAGACAGTACCTGGATGAAGATCTGTTAATGAAAGTGCTGGAATACCTCAACCAAGAAAAGGTAGAAAAGGGAAGGGAGCATATTGCTAAGAGAGCAATGGAAAATATGTAA